CACGCTCCGGATGACCTGGGCATGCCGGAGGAGAATGCTGCGCCCCACGAAAAGGGTGACCAGGGTCGAAAGCACGATGATGCTCCAGCCCCCGGCCTGGATGAGGCACATAATGACGAGCTTCCCGAAGCCCGAGAAATGCGTGGGCGTGTCCACCACGATGAGCCCCGTGACGCACACCGCCGACGTGGCCGTGAACAGGGCGTCGAGCGGATGGGTCCAGTCACGCTCGACCGACGAGACGGGAAGCGTCAGGAGCACCGTTCCCAGGAAGATGGCCACGAGGTAGGAGCCCAGAATAAGAAGCAGGGGCTTGCCCGCCGCGTTGCCGCCCAGGCGCGGCTCGGAGGCAAGCGAGGAGCGGGAAAGCGTAAGCGTGGGGAAAGGCATAAAAAGAGAGGGCTGAAGAGCGTGTCTCAGGAGATCACACTATAATTGTAGCCCCTTCCCTGGTGAAAAGCAAATCAAGACCCGGGCAGCCCACAGGCACAGATAATGTGCGGCCCGTGAAGAAGCACAGTGACTTTTTCAGAAATTTCTATGTTGGATGCCCTACCACTATAATTAACGGCTAAAGAGCCATGAATCCCTCAACCCATCTCCTGATTGGATGGCTGGTTGCCAACAGCGTTCCGATTAATCGCCGAGAGCGATTGGCGGTTACCCTTGCCGCCGTCAGCCCGGATATAGACGGCATAGGTTACATCGCCGAGCGGTTGACCGCGGACAGCCCCAACCGTCTCTGGTGGTTCACCGATTATCACCACTTGCTCCACAACCTGCTTTTCGGCGTGATCGTAGCCGTCGTTTGTTTCTCGATGGTCGGTCCCGGTCCGGGGCGCCGGTGGGGAATCGCCGCTCTGGGTTTTCTCAACTTCCACCTGCATCTCCTGTGCGACCTGGCGGGCTCCCGCGGCCCCGACGGCTACCAGTGGCCAATTCCGTATTTCTCACCCTTCACGGACTGGGAATGGACCTGGAGCGGCCAGTGGGCACTCAACGCGTGGCCTAACGTCGCCATAACAATCGGGGCGTTGGCGTGCACCTTTTATCTGGCATGGAAGCGCGGTTATTCGCCGCTGGAAATGGTTTCCAAAAAGGCGGACCTGAAGCTTGTGGAGACGCTCCGCACGCGATTCCCTCATCCGCCGGGCTAACAGGAGCACGCAGCCGGGCGCCCCTACGGGGCGGGGGACCCCTCGAACGTGGCGATGCGCCAGCCGTCTTCGCGGAAGGCTATCGAGATCATCCCGTCGCGGTCGGTGCGCAGAACGGGAACGCCGCGCCCGGCGTAGCGGGAAAGCGCCTTTTCCGAGGGCCAGCCCCAGGGGTTGGGCCCCACCGAAACAAGCGCCAGCCGGGGCGCGACGGCGTCGAGGAACCGGGCGCTCGAGGCCGAGGCGCTCCCGTGCATCGGGACCAGGAGGGCGTCGTGGCGCAGTGACCCTCCCCCAGGGAGGGGCAAGCCCCGACTCTGTCGGGACAAGCCCCGACTTTGTCGGGACAAGCCCTCGCGGCGCTCCACGAGACAGGCCTCGTCGCCGCGGCGTATGTCGGAGCTCAGAAGGAGGGAGCGCTTCCCGCAGCGAAACGACAGCACGAGGAACGCCTTGCCCTCGCCGCAGGCCTCGGCGTCAGGATAGAGCACCTCGA
The DNA window shown above is from Acidobacteriota bacterium and carries:
- a CDS encoding metal-dependent hydrolase, producing MNPSTHLLIGWLVANSVPINRRERLAVTLAAVSPDIDGIGYIAERLTADSPNRLWWFTDYHHLLHNLLFGVIVAVVCFSMVGPGPGRRWGIAALGFLNFHLHLLCDLAGSRGPDGYQWPIPYFSPFTDWEWTWSGQWALNAWPNVAITIGALACTFYLAWKRGYSPLEMVSKKADLKLVETLRTRFPHPPG